The genomic window AAGGGAAGGCCAGCACCAAGGACACAGTGATAGATGGACTTGATCGCTGACAATATGCTTGAGCTGAATGCTAGGAGAGTGGTTATATTCACCAGACCTTGAATTGAATATTAATAGGGTGAAGCCCAGCTGTCATGATGCAGATGCACAAGTCAATTGTTCCACTGATGAGCCTCTCGAGTCTCCATGGGGACAAAAAGGTTCGGTCAGAGGGGTTCACGCGCACTCAAAAACACAGACACCGGGACCAGTTTTCTTTCTCAGGGTACACGAGTATGAAGTCATCAACACACACTGAAAAGATCCAGAAGCACAAAATAAACGTTAATATGACTCACAACTCGACAAATTAGCCCAGCTGTTGTATCTGTTACAACTGCAGTCCTTATAGTGTCTTGTGGATCAGCAAAACACATTTGTttgcaacactttttttaaagtttgttcaAAATGAAGCAAACCACCATAAGCTTGCACTGTGTCCTCCCAGATAAAACGGAAGATCCCATTCTCTCAGAAttagtatcacattatttacacttGGCCAAATGTTCATGCTTGAATTAAACAGATGTGTCTTCAGTCCAGTGTCAACTAATCTTAGCCAATGATGTTTGATGAGAGgagatggaaacactgcttttgAGACAACGGGGATTATGGAGAATTATAGAATCTGTCACACTGCAACTTGTTTTAATGAGCAATCCAACTCTCCATCACAATAGCTACATGGTCTACAGCCTGTAATATACAAGTTGTTTTTTGTGAGTAAATGTGAATATTTTGGAATCAATGTTTTCCCAGCTGAAGACTTAACCAGTAAGTGGCTGCTTTGGGCCCCAAAGTATCAGGGGTCCCAAAAGAGACTTTGCATATTCTGTGCTTATTTGCATTTTAGAACATTTCAAATGTTTCTGTTAACAAAGTGTTTCGCACTGTTGGACAATATGTCTAATCACATACATATGTTGATTCCTGAATTGCATTGACAGAATTTTTCTCAAAGTGTAATTTTCTTTGATGCTGATTTTTTTGCACTCACAAATCATCTCATTACATCAAATGAAACGTAGACACAATGTTGAAATAAATTCCTGTTTTGAGATTCTCCAATATAAAAAACTCATCATGACATCACATGTCCTAAAGTATACCTTGTGAAGGAAATTCGATTGCACTCAGAATATTGAGGACTTTTAAACACATCACCTCATATACAAACACATTGAAATCAATAAAATGGACCAAGCACAGATGATTACGCACCATTTAGCAAGTtgatttaaacatgttttttttttttcaaaataaactgattcattttttaaagaaacctAAATTTGTGCAGAAGTAAAATATATTCTAATGTTCACATTTCAGTAACATTTTGTTAAAAAGTAACACTTTAATTCAGCAAAGGAGCATTCAACTGATTAGAAATATAGTAAATTCTGGCACGTTTTTATAGTGCTTAAGTGCTTATAGCAATTCTAATATGACATGAATTTAATACTGAATAACAAATGTATCATAGTTTCTACAAAATACTAACAGtacaactgttttcaacatttagAATCATAATGAGCACCAGATacaattaaattgatttttgaaGTACCATATGACATGTACAGTAACTgacatgtataaatatattttataaaaatgaacatttcctcaatatttactcacacacagtggttctaaactttttggaatttgtttttccttttgcttGCAAATCAAATATTTTTAGAGAAATGTTGGAAACGTGTATCTTTTGACATAGTAGGagcaaaaatactatgaaaatggATGGCTGCTGGTTTGTAACATACACTACCTGAGTAGTATTTTAGgatttttcagcctgatctcacgagaaaacgtaagtattttacgttttggcagtttagtggctaattcgtacgaattcgtacgagttcagtcgtaagaaaatgtacgattttaaaaagaaggcgtggcacctaaccccacccctaaacccaaccgttattgggggatacgcaaatcgtactaaaatgtacaaattaaattttacaaatttgtacgaattagccactaaatgaaaaagttacgaattgccgtgagattgtgttggatttttagaaaaaacagttaatatcttgacttctagttgatcatttggtatcataagtggtttatatgaaagacaaagcccttagattatgcttattttaccaaaataaaacatgatcttgTAGTagtatacagtatagaatataaagtcatggtgcagtggaaaaagaattaatattgtgtatgactccaatgagcttaaatgactgcatccatacatctttgcaatgactcaaataacttattaataaagtcatctggaacgacAAAGAAAGCTTTcctgcaggacttccagagttcatcaagattctttggattcatcttcaatgcctccgacatgctcaataatgttcatttctggtgactgggctggccaatcctggagcaccttgacctggagccctctgctgtggtttataatgtaattggcagcacaaatgtcttgataactcaggctgttgatgttgccatccactctgcagatctcttgcacgcccccatactgaatgtaaccccaaaccatgattttccttcaccaaacttgactgttttctgtcagtttaacagatgattcaacggattgtttatctgaaaaatctacctcctgccacatttccaaatgatcaactcgaagtcaaataataatttgttgctcttacaactgggatcgacgacaagacttttgtcaggtagtgtagttcaaaatattttcctttgtgattaatataaaaaagaaactcaacctagtttggaacaagtggaagattaataaattattacttaaattaTGGATGATTTTCAGTGAACTACTCATTTAAGTAAATGAACCTtggtcaggcacgtgcacacattgggctgaacctgtgcagtgcacatgccctttttagtcttggatagaaagtgcccttccaaaatgactTACAGtactatgagtttcttctgtttttcacaaaagaagacattttggaaaatgctggaaacctgtaactatttacttccattgtatttgttttcctactatggacatcagtggttacaggttctcAGATTTCTTTAAagaatcttctttagtgttcaacagaagaagaaaaaaactcataggtttggaagcacttgagtaAATAGTTAGGGAGAACAATCTCTTTAATTGAGTAAGGAGTCATTTAGAAAAGTCACAGAAATGATTATCAGAGCTTCATGTTGATTCAcatgattttatttgaattattaacaatatataaaagcAAATCATAACAAAACAATTATGAACACTTAATTATAAAACAATCCCTTTCCCTTATGACAGAACACCAGATTCATTGATGAGGTAGAAAATAGTTGAGCAGATCTTTGATGACACTTTAGAGGAGAAAACTGTGACAGCACTGGACTTCCTAATGGAGTTTTAGcattaattcagttcaatttatcttcatttctacagcgcttttacaatgtggatcgtgtcaaagcagcttaacatagaagtaaattgaaactgtgtcagtccagttttcagagttgaagttcagttcagttcagttcagttcagtgtggtttaattgtcactgctgaaagtccaaacactaaagagcaaatccatcgatgcgcagctccacaagtcccaaaccaagcaagccatcggcgacagtggcgaggaacaaaacttcaccaattgactaaagtgaaggaaaaaacctcgagagaaaccagactcagttgggcacgaccatttctcctctggccaaacatcttgtgcagagctgcagtccagGCACCATGAATTaccattattgtcattaattactcgCCTCATGTCCTTAGTtcaaatttatgtttatttcatattgagaacacaaatgaaaactttagatgaaatctgagagctctctgaccctcaaaTCGCACGCTCATAAGAGCAcagtgcactgtatgtgtgtcgcactgctgacgtttaacccagaggcctgcgcgacttcctctcatttaaacaaagcgtgggcacatcCGAGGTAAACatcagcagtgcgacacacatacagCGCAGGACAGAGCTCTCATGGTTTGATGAAGTTTTCTGGCATTTAAACATCTCTTCATTCTTGTGGTTTATGGAGGATCAGAGAGTTCTCGCAGTTCATCTCAAATATTTTCACTAGTTTTCTGAAGATGAAGAAAGGTGTCAGGGGTTTGGAGCTACAGCTGCCATTTTTAGGTGAAATTTCTTTCatgcagaaagaaaaacacaaaaacaataaaacagaaataatgactTCAGAAGTTCTGTactgcactgtatgtgtgtcgtACTGCTGATGtttaacccagaggcctgcgcgacttcctctcatttaaacaaagcgtgggcacatctgaggtagacgtcagcagtgcgacacacatacagtgcaggaCAGAGCTCTCTTCAACACACGTCATGAActgacactgaaaaaaagtgaggTCTTagtggtttggaatgacatgagggagtaattaataactttaacaGTCTTGTGAATGTCTGGAAATGGTGCTTTCCTCCTCCTCGCTTCTTTAGTTTTttctaaaaatgaagaaaaacaatcAGAAATAAGACAAAGTTATTTAAGAAGTAGTATGAAAGGCTGTCAAATAAAACTCTGTGTGTTCCTCTACCTCCTCTTGTATAACTGCTTCACAGGATTTGGGGTCGTTGGATTGAACCAGCAGTGCTCTTCTACCTGGTGTAACTGTAGCCGTTTAGCTGGATTACGGATCAAACACTGGGAAATCAGGTCCACGCATGCTGAAAAGTGTCACCGAGAGTGTGAAATATGTCTGCATACTCAACATTCATGAACGTCTTTAAATCTTACAAcatcaaatgttacaaaacatcCACAATTAAGTGACTTTAATATCTACAGGTCCTGTAAGCATTATATTTAATCCATTTGACTTATGACTGACATGTTTGATTCTGTCACTGAGGCTGAGATTGTTCAGAGGTGTCTGCTTACCTGTGGATAACCTGGGGTGTATCTGAATTGCGCCAAACATTATTGACTGTCTGTTATTGAAGGCCAGTCGTCCATGCATTATTTCATACAGCATAATGCCTATTGTCCAGACGTATGCTGGGTTAGCATGGAATACACGACACCTCAAAGCCTCAGGTGGCATGCCATGTCCAGCTCCTGTAAGAGAGACATTTCCAGAATTTAGGCATTTCATGAGACAATACTGTGACCAAAGAAACTAACACAAAATTCCAACTCACCTCGATAGTCACTTTTATTGAAAGGCTTTTGGGTAATTGGCTGAGCACATCCAAAGTCGATCAATTTGAGCTCTAATCGGGGTAGAGTCACCAGGATGTTCGCTGTGTGTATATCCCCATGGAAAACTCCACGCTCAGAGCAGAACATTATAGCTCGGATCAACTGACGCATTAACTGGCGTGCTTGGTTTTCCTCAATGTCCGCTGTGTCTTTGATGTACTGAAGCAAGGTCTGGCATGACTCTGCGTACTCCAGAATGAGAACAAAGTTGTCCTCAATCTCAAGCCAGTTGTGTAATCTGATGATGTTTGGACATCGCGGAGCTTTCATCAACCTAAGCATCATTGCCACTTCTGCAAGCACAGGTGTGGAATGACCATCctagaaagaaaacagatttcAAAGACATTAACAAAGCAGAATGGCACAAAGTACAGTAACACAAACTTCAGTATGTGAATAATCACTAAGCTTCATGTTCTGACACATTTTTGCTTATATTTGAGCATTCAGTCATGCAGTTTAAGCTAAAAGAGGACTCTACACGTGTGTGTTCTGTCCGTCTCTGAGGCTAAGCACATGCACACAACAGCACAAGAGCTCTTTAGCACTTCTGAATGACTCGT from Danio rerio strain Tuebingen ecotype United States chromosome 13, GRCz12tu, whole genome shotgun sequence includes these protein-coding regions:
- the LOC141377183 gene encoding serine/threonine-protein kinase pim-2-like isoform X2 → MNVLSTVAAALFMKMFLFVFFNLENPKKGRKGKRVSAFFKRAWKAAKLPFLHFTPQPEPESEPDLESVCLPGQGPEEASGLTRGLDLTQFEVGDLIGEGAFGQVYVASHKRSKRVKVALKCMVKSQQDRYLDIDGHSTPVLAEVAMMLRLMKAPRCPNIIRLHNWLEIEDNFVLILEYAESCQTLLQYIKDTADIEENQARQLMRQLIRAIMFCSERGVFHGDIHTANILVTLPRLELKLIDFGCAQPITQKPFNKSDYRGAGHGMPPEALRCRVFHANPAYVWTIGIMLYEIMHGRLAFNNRQSIMFGAIQIHPRLSTACVDLISQCLIRNPAKRLQLHQVEEHCWFNPTTPNPVKQLYKRRKN